Proteins found in one Odontesthes bonariensis isolate fOdoBon6 chromosome 11, fOdoBon6.hap1, whole genome shotgun sequence genomic segment:
- the LOC142391769 gene encoding ly6/PLAUR domain-containing protein 6-like, with product MEAWPTVAWILLLTAISDRLKAAESRDFTLKDIILLHPSTTPHPGGFKCFTCQDAADNYECNRWAPDVYCPKDTKYCSTLHMMDNHGGSVSVTKHCATLENCHFTGCIHVTDTGHQVCTSCCEGNICNLLVPTNSSSAIFSSTSPLLSSGRRLRPAVLAYFIIITAGVGSSCTAGGL from the exons ATGGAGGCCTGGCCGACAGTGGCCTGGATCCTGCTGCTGACGGCCATCAGTGACCGGCTGAAGGCCGCAGAGTCACGGGACTTCACCCTGAAGGACATCATTCTGCTGCATCCCTCAA CTACGCCTCATCCCGGTGGCTTTAAGTGCTTCACCTGTCAAGACGCTGCAGATAACTACGAGTGCAACCGCTGGGCTCCGGATGTGTACTGTCCTAAAG ATACCAAATACTGCTCCACGCTCCACATGATGGACAACCACGGAGGCAGCGTGTCTGTGACCAAGCACTGCGCCACCCTGGAGAACTGTCATTTCACCGGCTGCATCCACGTCACCGACACCGGTCACCAG GTGTGCACGTCCTGCTGCGAGGGGAACATCTGCAACCTGCTGGTGCCGACAAACAGCAGCAGCGCCATTTTCTCCTCCACTTCCCCTCTGCTCAGCTCAGGCCGGAGGCTTCGCCCCGCGGTGCTGGCCtacttcatcatcatcaccgcCGGTGTGGGCAGCAGCTGCACAGCTGGTGGACTCTAA